From a single Haloarcula sp. DT43 genomic region:
- a CDS encoding response regulator, whose amino-acid sequence MLVVDDEHDVADTQALKLGDRYETAVAYSGQAALDTAGPEFDAVLLDRRMPDVHGDEVLSRLRERGYDGTVIMLTAVGADLNILEMPFDDYLQKPVDQSTLLSTLDQHLDRADGDDRLDEYFRISSKLSVLEREKSTSQLEGSTEYTELKERAKKLEWVLQAETDDFEELKRTHQSISRN is encoded by the coding sequence GTGCTCGTCGTCGACGACGAACACGACGTCGCCGACACCCAGGCGCTGAAACTCGGCGACCGGTACGAGACCGCTGTCGCCTACAGCGGCCAGGCGGCGCTCGACACCGCCGGGCCGGAGTTCGACGCCGTGTTGCTCGACCGCCGAATGCCGGACGTACACGGGGACGAGGTGCTCTCGCGGTTGCGCGAGCGGGGGTACGACGGCACCGTCATCATGCTGACGGCGGTCGGCGCGGACCTGAACATCCTGGAGATGCCCTTCGACGACTACCTCCAGAAGCCGGTCGACCAGTCGACGCTCCTGTCGACGCTCGACCAGCACCTCGACAGGGCCGACGGGGACGACCGGCTCGACGAGTACTTCCGCATCTCCTCGAAGCTCTCCGTGCTGGAACGGGAGAAATCAACGTCACAGCTGGAGGGGAGCACGGAGTACACCGAACTGAAAGAGCGGGCCAAGAAACTGGAGTGGGTCCTGCAGGCCGAAACCGACGACTTCGAGGAGCTGAAACGGACCCACCAGTCCATCAGCCGGAACTAG
- a CDS encoding COG1361 S-layer family protein — MKPRTLLTLTVVALLMASGTALAAVTGSPDFDATFVDDTVAPGEETTLDIVLVNSGTVDSGSSTQGVQNSEVTTARGTIVKVNSGDAPITVTTSKRAVGSVPEGRTDPLSFDISVEDDASPGSYTVPVIVEYEYTSYISEADGARDERSTTERIELELEIDDDAAFDVVDVDSGARVDSTGTVAVTVENTGDEPARDASVTLSSTNPELTVGSDTSSARFIETWEPGEQRTLRYRVGASSDARAEPYQFDLQVDFDDTDGVRKSATASSLGITPEPEQTFSVRGVESDVAVDDSGTYNVTLHNDGPVTVNDATVSLRSQSSQITFGGSETAEQYIGTWEPGESRTISVEASASGDASVRGYALSATVGYTDPEGDAGADDGIALGIRPEPEQSFELENVESTLQAGDDGTLEATLTNTGDQAVRNVVLNWESDHANISPKETQYAVGDLEPGESATVSFDADVSDNANAGPRQFDFVANYRNSEGDSRESDTLEIQQNVGGSADEFTIETTNASVDVGGSSTLEVTITNDAGERLTNIEAKLFAESPISVSDDQAYVAGLDPGESATIEFGISASGAAMTKDYPVSVDFQYEEPDGDTPVSDTYRLPVSVTSSGGGGSPLTAIIGLGLVAVLAIGGYFRFR; from the coding sequence ATGAAACCACGAACACTGCTGACGCTGACTGTTGTCGCATTGCTCATGGCGTCCGGCACGGCGCTTGCCGCCGTGACCGGGAGCCCGGACTTCGACGCGACGTTCGTCGATGACACCGTCGCACCCGGCGAAGAAACGACCCTCGACATCGTGCTCGTCAACAGCGGGACCGTCGACTCCGGGTCCTCGACCCAGGGCGTCCAGAACAGCGAGGTGACGACCGCCCGCGGGACCATCGTCAAGGTCAACAGCGGCGACGCCCCGATTACGGTGACGACGAGCAAACGGGCCGTGGGGTCCGTCCCCGAGGGGCGGACCGACCCGCTCTCCTTCGACATCAGCGTCGAGGACGACGCGAGCCCCGGCAGCTACACCGTCCCCGTCATCGTCGAGTACGAGTACACGAGCTACATTTCCGAAGCCGACGGCGCGCGCGACGAGAGGAGCACGACCGAGCGGATAGAGCTCGAACTCGAAATCGACGACGACGCGGCCTTCGACGTGGTGGACGTCGACTCCGGCGCACGCGTCGACTCGACCGGTACGGTCGCCGTCACCGTCGAGAACACCGGCGACGAGCCGGCCCGCGACGCCTCCGTGACGCTGTCGTCGACGAACCCCGAACTCACGGTCGGGAGCGACACCAGCAGCGCCCGGTTCATCGAGACCTGGGAGCCCGGCGAACAGCGCACCCTCCGCTACCGCGTCGGCGCGAGCAGCGATGCCCGGGCCGAGCCGTACCAGTTCGACCTCCAGGTGGACTTCGACGACACCGACGGGGTTCGCAAGAGCGCCACCGCGTCCTCGCTCGGCATCACGCCCGAGCCGGAGCAGACGTTCAGCGTACGCGGGGTCGAGAGCGACGTCGCCGTCGACGACTCGGGAACCTACAATGTCACGCTCCACAACGACGGGCCGGTGACTGTCAACGACGCGACGGTCTCCCTGCGCTCACAGAGCAGCCAGATTACGTTCGGCGGGTCCGAGACCGCCGAGCAGTACATCGGGACGTGGGAACCCGGTGAGAGCCGCACCATCAGCGTCGAAGCGTCCGCGAGCGGGGACGCGTCCGTCAGGGGGTACGCGCTCTCCGCCACGGTCGGCTACACGGACCCCGAGGGCGACGCCGGTGCCGACGACGGAATCGCGCTCGGCATCCGGCCCGAGCCCGAGCAGTCCTTCGAACTCGAGAACGTCGAGTCGACGCTCCAAGCCGGCGACGACGGGACCCTCGAAGCCACGCTGACCAACACCGGCGACCAGGCGGTGCGCAACGTCGTCCTGAACTGGGAGAGCGACCACGCCAACATCTCGCCGAAGGAGACCCAGTACGCCGTCGGCGACCTCGAACCCGGCGAGTCGGCCACCGTCTCCTTCGACGCCGACGTGTCGGACAACGCCAACGCCGGCCCGCGGCAGTTCGACTTCGTCGCCAACTACCGCAACAGCGAGGGCGACAGCCGCGAGAGCGACACGCTCGAAATCCAGCAGAACGTCGGCGGGAGCGCCGACGAGTTCACCATCGAGACGACGAACGCGTCCGTCGACGTCGGGGGCTCCAGCACGCTCGAAGTGACTATCACCAACGACGCCGGCGAGCGACTGACCAACATCGAGGCGAAACTGTTCGCCGAGTCCCCCATCTCCGTCTCCGACGACCAGGCCTACGTCGCCGGCCTCGACCCCGGCGAGTCCGCGACCATCGAGTTCGGCATCAGCGCAAGCGGTGCCGCGATGACCAAGGACTACCCCGTCTCGGTGGACTTCCAGTACGAGGAGCCCGACGGGGACACGCCGGTGTCGGACACCTACCGGCTGCCGGTCTCCGTGACGAGTTCCGGCGGTGGCGGCTCGCCGCTGACGGCGATTATCGGCCTCGGACTCGTGGCCGTCCTGGCCATCGGCGGCTACTTCAGGTTCCGCTAA
- a CDS encoding TetR/AcrR family transcriptional regulator, producing the protein MSDGIPFAGEPEDSHEAIMRATFRALREYGYAGLSIQRIADEADLSKSTFYHHFDGKEDLLLSFQEFILTEFNRIFQLESTGDPEQDIKTFVSLILDDFTDCVETPEKNAVLGSYVEMRAQAVQNPDFREKFTETDKLFARQFAQIIEDGIEQGKFADVDPEEVSQFMIMVLDGVILQNATRNDNPVATVRDTIDEYIDETLILDA; encoded by the coding sequence ATGAGTGATGGAATTCCGTTCGCCGGGGAGCCGGAGGACTCCCACGAGGCGATAATGCGAGCCACGTTCCGGGCGCTCCGGGAATACGGGTACGCCGGACTTTCGATACAGCGAATCGCGGACGAGGCCGACCTCAGCAAATCGACGTTCTACCACCATTTCGACGGGAAAGAGGACCTCTTGCTGTCGTTTCAGGAGTTCATTCTCACGGAGTTCAACCGCATCTTTCAGCTCGAATCGACCGGCGACCCCGAACAGGACATCAAGACGTTCGTCAGCCTGATTCTCGACGACTTCACCGACTGCGTCGAGACGCCGGAGAAGAACGCGGTGCTCGGTTCCTACGTCGAGATGCGCGCACAGGCGGTCCAGAACCCGGACTTCCGGGAGAAGTTCACCGAGACGGACAAACTGTTCGCCCGGCAGTTCGCACAGATAATCGAGGACGGCATCGAACAGGGGAAGTTCGCCGACGTCGACCCCGAGGAGGTCTCGCAGTTCATGATAATGGTCCTCGACGGCGTGATTCTGCAGAACGCGACCAGAAACGACAACCCCGTCGCCACGGTCCGTGACACCATCGACGAGTACATCGACGAGACGCTGATTCTCGACGCCTAG